One Candidatus Omnitrophota bacterium genomic window carries:
- the rpmB gene encoding 50S ribosomal protein L28, with protein MSKICEICGKKPVAGRTIKRRGLAKKKGGVGQKITGVTARRFLPNLKIIRAIMSNGSTKRIQVCVKCLKAGKVKKAV; from the coding sequence ATGTCTAAAATTTGCGAAATATGCGGCAAAAAACCCGTAGCCGGAAGAACCATTAAGCGCCGCGGTCTGGCTAAGAAAAAAGGCGGTGTCGGTCAAAAGATAACGGGTGTAACCGCGCGACGTTTCCTGCCTAATCTAAAGATCATCCGGGCAATCATGAGCAATGGTTCCACAAAAAGGATCCAGGTTTGCGTAAAGTGCCTCAAAGCCGGTAAAGTCAAAAAAGCAGTATAA
- a CDS encoding XRE family transcriptional regulator, whose product MNLGGTINKLRKEKKMTLVELAEKSGVALATLSRMENDKMTGTLESHMKICEALGVPLPELYKNLYAFKKAVDIYTKKSPAEVFAHDKKSSEEILASKVLSKKMMPVLIKIHKNGKTHIAEAKPNIEKFLYVLEGKIEVNIGEEKYNLMKGDTLYFEALSSHFFRNLSNQESRLLCIISPPLL is encoded by the coding sequence ATGAATTTAGGCGGTACAATTAATAAGCTGCGAAAAGAAAAGAAGATGACTCTCGTGGAACTTGCCGAGAAGTCGGGCGTCGCGCTGGCTACTTTGAGCCGCATGGAAAACGACAAGATGACCGGCACTCTCGAATCTCACATGAAGATCTGCGAGGCGCTGGGCGTCCCCTTGCCAGAGCTATATAAGAATCTATATGCCTTTAAGAAAGCGGTAGATATATATACGAAAAAATCACCTGCAGAAGTATTCGCCCACGATAAGAAGTCGTCCGAAGAGATACTGGCATCGAAGGTCTTGAGTAAAAAGATGATGCCGGTTCTTATAAAAATACATAAAAATGGCAAGACTCATATAGCAGAAGCAAAGCCTAACATCGAAAAGTTTCTATATGTTCTCGAGGGCAAAATAGAGGTTAATATAGGTGAAGAAAAATACAATTTGATGAAGGGCGATACATTATATTTTGAAGCGTTATCATCTCATTTTTTCAGGAATCTCAGCAACCAAGAGTCTCGTCTGCTTTGTATAATTTCCCCACCCCTGCTTTAA
- a CDS encoding HD domain-containing protein, with protein sequence MDQQGGIAPLGNPNLFNTQMPKEGVVQKQDYQAFLEAASRTMIRFKKPEHLIKMIVKTIDEQLKIMHTAVLLYKEEKKSYILIDSKGTTGLKIPVGFVRLTADNPLIRIFDEKNSFFISESGILNYSDIICGLRNRNILELQPDLYDNLLAIKRQMDLLKAVLCVPCYFKRDLLGVLVLGEKISGENFSREEMGFFVTLANDAAMAIANAQLIENLQQRVEEIKELYIKEHRIFIHTAIALAAAIDARDPYTHGHTERVTNYCLAIAKELDGVPEVSNYKNFRETLQIAGSLHDVGKIGIPDYILSKNGRLTPEEFEEIKKHSIIGATILSPIKELSDVAKEVRHHQECYDGSGYPDGLIGNNIPLIARIIAVADAFDAMTTTRPYRKKKSSEEALQELKSKSGTQFDPVIVSAFFLAYQKGNILNNRK encoded by the coding sequence ATGGACCAACAGGGTGGTATAGCTCCGCTTGGCAATCCTAATCTTTTTAATACCCAGATGCCTAAAGAAGGGGTAGTCCAAAAACAGGACTATCAGGCGTTTCTGGAAGCTGCTTCGAGAACTATGATAAGGTTTAAGAAGCCGGAGCATCTTATCAAGATGATAGTTAAGACAATCGATGAGCAGCTTAAAATAATGCATACCGCCGTGCTCTTATATAAAGAAGAGAAGAAGTCTTATATATTAATAGATTCCAAGGGCACAACAGGCCTAAAGATACCCGTGGGATTTGTACGTCTTACCGCCGATAATCCTTTAATCCGTATATTCGATGAAAAGAATAGCTTCTTTATTTCTGAATCAGGAATACTTAATTACAGTGACATCATATGCGGTTTACGCAATAGGAACATATTGGAGCTTCAGCCAGATCTGTATGACAATCTTCTGGCGATAAAGCGGCAGATGGATCTATTAAAAGCGGTATTGTGTGTCCCATGTTATTTTAAAAGGGACCTACTCGGAGTATTGGTTCTTGGGGAAAAAATAAGTGGAGAAAATTTCAGCCGCGAAGAGATGGGATTCTTTGTAACTCTTGCCAATGACGCGGCGATGGCTATAGCCAATGCCCAGCTCATAGAAAATCTTCAACAAAGGGTAGAGGAGATAAAAGAGTTATATATAAAAGAGCACAGGATATTCATACATACCGCTATTGCTCTGGCAGCAGCCATAGACGCGAGAGACCCTTATACTCACGGACATACAGAGCGAGTTACCAACTACTGTCTTGCCATAGCAAAAGAGCTCGACGGAGTGCCCGAAGTCTCAAATTATAAGAACTTCAGAGAAACACTTCAGATAGCGGGTTCTCTTCATGACGTAGGTAAGATAGGTATTCCTGATTATATATTGAGTAAAAATGGCCGCCTTACTCCTGAGGAATTCGAAGAGATAAAGAAGCACTCTATTATAGGGGCTACAATATTAAGCCCTATCAAGGAGCTTAGTGATGTAGCTAAGGAAGTGCGTCATCATCAGGAGTGTTATGATGGATCGGGTTATCCTGATGGATTAATAGGGAATAATATACCGTTGATAGCGCGTATTATCGCTGTAGCGGACGCTTTCGATGCCATGACTACAACGAGGCCATATCGCAAAAAGAAGTCATCTGAAGAAGCCCTCCAAGAATTAAAATCAAAATCCGGCACACAATTCGATCCCGTAATTGTCAGCGCCTTCTTCTTAGCCTACCAAAAGGGCAATATCCTCAATAACCGCAAATGA
- a CDS encoding response regulator, which translates to MHKILVVDDEVDICDFVKTFFKERGFQVLTALNADEALSITKREKPDLILLDIKMKGMDGLAALKHIRELDRSVKIIMVTALEDQDKMREAYKLGAVDYITKPLVLDYLEEAVGRNLKVAL; encoded by the coding sequence ATGCATAAGATATTAGTGGTAGATGATGAAGTAGATATATGTGATTTTGTGAAGACCTTTTTTAAAGAGAGAGGTTTTCAGGTGCTTACCGCTCTGAATGCTGATGAAGCTCTTTCAATAACTAAGAGAGAGAAACCCGATCTTATACTTCTGGATATAAAGATGAAGGGCATGGATGGATTGGCCGCATTGAAGCATATAAGGGAATTGGATAGATCCGTAAAGATAATAATGGTCACAGCTCTTGAAGATCAGGATAAGATGCGCGAGGCCTACAAGTTAGGCGCGGTAGACTATATAACAAAACCGCTGGTATTGGATTATCTTGAGGAAGCTGTAGGCAGAAACCTGAAAGTAGCGTTATGA
- a CDS encoding response regulator has protein sequence MIKPKIVAIDDEAEFIDLLQNYFVPRGYDIEVAIRGARGIELVKEKKPNVVLMDLKMPGIDGDEVLTLINSMRPAPKIIFITAYDDGGKTKARLIKMGAYACLDKPIASLKDLEDIVNKAANG, from the coding sequence TTGATAAAGCCTAAGATAGTAGCGATAGATGACGAAGCAGAATTTATAGACTTGCTCCAGAACTACTTTGTGCCCAGGGGCTATGATATAGAAGTAGCCATTAGGGGAGCAAGGGGCATAGAATTGGTTAAAGAAAAAAAACCAAATGTTGTCCTTATGGACTTAAAGATGCCGGGCATAGACGGAGATGAAGTATTAACACTTATAAATTCTATGAGACCGGCCCCAAAAATAATATTTATTACAGCTTATGATGACGGCGGTAAAACAAAGGCGAGATTGATTAAGATGGGCGCCTATGCATGCCTGGATAAACCAATAGCGTCGCTGAAGGACCTCGAAGATATAGTAAACAAAGCGGCTAATGGATAG
- a CDS encoding ATP-binding protein — MNLFFLLSVNIISIGALLIGIFIFFNNKKSLINKTIFLADFATFLWLYSYSIMYSTNDYAKALNFMRLGFLGVIFIPVFLYHFLMSFLEIKSRTSQILLRLFYVVSTSFAVLLYATNYIAADLRFYSWGFYPKAGILFPLFLTYFLIVFNSCIFYLFFYYKTKRSQMLQRRYMQMKYLFLAFFVTIFTVTDWLPWFGLGSLPLGYIFIFMYVAITAYAIVRHQLMDIEVVIKKTLVFAGLLASVFAIVILPTLLVQEYIFRGASSGGKLLGLTLSGVIIILSLRRIENFLINITDKYLFQKKYDYRELLKTFTAEVLTVVNLDKLVNLTVDKLSDIVKVSSCAVLLFDEAKQRFNVMASRNIKDTQVTLIRPDGVVTFLEQTQGYLLKKELIERKVYVPPSIQEIINKLNAELIIPMMLHSEIMGILALGKKKSDEDYTQDDLAILLPLARTLAIAISNARLFDELGKTQAEAAQNEKMAVIGTLSAGINHEICNPLGIARGQCEAFLLNIKDGLYNDKSEEELLNKAKDIMAKVIKETDRATAITKKLSSFAKPARGEAEMVNIDKEVDDVLGLVGYELKLEKIEFEKHIATELPNILVDRKQFQEVLFNLIRNAGQAIGEKGKITVSAKHDHNTVYIDIKDTGSGIAEDKLKELFNPFFTTKDPGKGTGLGLFIVRQVVEKNGGRIYLKETKVGEGTTFTVEFPVPVTQESRV; from the coding sequence ATGAATTTATTTTTTTTATTATCTGTTAATATTATTTCAATCGGCGCACTGTTAATAGGTATTTTTATTTTCTTTAACAATAAAAAATCTTTAATAAATAAGACAATTTTCCTTGCCGATTTTGCAACATTTTTATGGCTTTATTCTTATAGTATTATGTATTCAACAAATGATTATGCTAAAGCATTGAATTTTATGCGGCTAGGATTTCTTGGGGTCATTTTTATACCCGTATTTTTATATCACTTCTTGATGTCTTTTCTTGAAATCAAATCCAGAACTAGCCAAATATTGTTGCGCTTATTTTACGTTGTTAGCACTTCTTTTGCAGTCCTTCTCTATGCTACAAATTATATAGCAGCAGATCTGCGTTTCTATTCATGGGGGTTTTATCCAAAAGCTGGTATACTTTTCCCTCTCTTCTTAACATATTTCCTTATCGTATTCAATTCTTGTATTTTTTACCTTTTTTTCTATTATAAAACTAAACGATCGCAAATGTTGCAAAGAAGATATATGCAGATGAAATATTTATTCTTAGCATTCTTTGTTACAATTTTTACAGTCACGGACTGGCTTCCATGGTTTGGTTTAGGGAGCCTTCCGTTGGGCTATATATTTATCTTTATGTATGTAGCAATAACCGCTTACGCCATAGTCAGACATCAATTGATGGATATAGAAGTGGTTATAAAAAAGACCCTTGTATTTGCAGGGCTTCTTGCTTCAGTTTTCGCAATCGTTATATTGCCCACATTACTTGTTCAAGAATATATATTTAGGGGTGCAAGCTCTGGCGGTAAGTTACTTGGCTTAACATTGAGTGGAGTAATAATTATACTTTCTTTGAGACGAATTGAGAATTTTCTTATAAATATCACAGACAAGTACCTCTTCCAGAAAAAATATGATTATAGGGAGCTGCTAAAGACATTCACCGCCGAAGTATTAACAGTCGTCAATTTAGATAAGCTGGTTAATCTTACTGTTGATAAGTTATCGGATATAGTAAAAGTAAGCTCTTGCGCCGTACTGTTATTTGATGAAGCAAAACAGCGATTTAATGTTATGGCATCGCGAAATATAAAGGATACACAAGTAACGCTGATAAGGCCAGATGGCGTAGTGACATTTTTAGAGCAAACCCAAGGTTATCTATTGAAAAAAGAGCTCATCGAAAGAAAGGTTTATGTACCACCGTCTATACAGGAAATAATAAATAAATTAAATGCCGAACTCATTATACCTATGATGTTGCATAGTGAGATTATGGGTATATTGGCATTAGGCAAGAAGAAATCAGATGAAGATTATACACAGGATGATCTTGCAATACTTCTGCCTTTGGCAAGAACTCTTGCAATAGCCATTTCTAATGCAAGGTTATTCGACGAACTCGGTAAGACACAGGCTGAAGCCGCGCAGAATGAAAAGATGGCAGTCATAGGGACATTATCAGCCGGTATAAATCATGAAATATGTAATCCTCTCGGCATAGCAAGAGGTCAGTGCGAGGCATTTTTATTAAACATAAAGGATGGGCTATATAATGATAAGAGCGAAGAGGAGCTTCTTAATAAAGCAAAAGACATCATGGCAAAGGTTATAAAAGAGACTGACAGGGCAACTGCTATAACTAAGAAATTATCGAGCTTCGCAAAGCCGGCACGAGGCGAGGCTGAGATGGTAAATATTGATAAAGAGGTTGACGATGTCCTTGGGTTAGTAGGCTATGAATTAAAACTGGAAAAGATAGAATTTGAAAAACATATAGCAACAGAGCTACCTAATATCTTAGTTGACAGAAAGCAGTTTCAGGAGGTTTTATTTAATTTGATTCGTAATGCTGGACAGGCAATCGGCGAAAAGGGGAAGATTACTGTATCGGCAAAGCACGATCACAATACAGTATATATTGATATTAAAGATACGGGTTCTGGTATCGCGGAGGATAAATTAAAAGAATTATTCAACCCCTTCTTTACTACGAAAGATCCGGGCAAGGGCACAGGGCTTGGTTTATTCATTGTGCGTCAGGTTGTGGAGAAGAATGGCGGGCGAATATATCTTAAAGAGACAAAGGTAGGTGAAGGCACGACATTCACCGTGGAATTCCCAGTTCCCGTAACGCAAGAAAGCAGGGTTTAA
- a CDS encoding NAD(P)/FAD-dependent oxidoreductase, which translates to MNKLSDKYDVVIIGAGIGGLVCGCYLAKGGMKVLIIEKNDFVGGCCTSFLKKGFKFDAAVFSLGGCSENGNIGKVILDHNLSEFVDIKRPEITDIVIGSSSSVTIDRDIKYTIDSFSTTFPNERKNVKLFFNYITKSSFSTLYYETKNMTFLKLLNKYFKSESIKNILSLFLGSAGMPADTIPAFVAILLYKEYVLDGGYYPRGGIQSFPDALKKRFIKYGGQLKLSDEVVSVKIKDSKMCETTTAKKVMFKSKLVVANCSPHALFYKLLNKENMPKKYLKKMEKLSISLSAFLIYLGLANKTNILKKNIGKIWYCGTIDINNYYSDLRNDKAVNLEQGFLISSPSSKDSSLAPAGMENICIMTLAPYKNIKFWSNHREKIETEILRKMEVLFPGLNKEIIVRSNATPITIERYTGNSKGAAYGWESTLGNNIPQLTPFSNLILVGHWTPHGSGITRVCLSGRLAALHILNNAKVLNKESDVALSYA; encoded by the coding sequence ATGAATAAACTTTCCGATAAATATGATGTAGTTATAATTGGGGCAGGCATAGGTGGGCTAGTTTGCGGTTGCTATTTAGCAAAGGGAGGAATGAAAGTATTGATTATAGAGAAGAATGATTTTGTGGGAGGGTGCTGCACGTCATTCTTAAAAAAAGGTTTTAAATTCGATGCAGCAGTTTTCTCTCTGGGGGGCTGCTCAGAAAATGGAAACATAGGCAAGGTTATTTTGGATCATAATTTATCAGAATTTGTAGATATTAAAAGACCAGAAATAACTGATATCGTAATTGGGTCATCGTCAAGTGTAACTATTGATAGAGATATTAAGTATACTATCGATAGCTTTTCTACTACATTTCCAAATGAACGAAAAAATGTAAAGCTTTTTTTTAATTATATTACAAAAAGTTCTTTTTCCACCCTGTACTATGAAACGAAAAATATGACTTTTCTGAAGTTACTTAATAAGTATTTTAAATCCGAAAGTATAAAAAATATATTAAGTCTATTTTTAGGAAGTGCAGGAATGCCAGCAGATACAATACCAGCATTTGTTGCGATTCTTCTATATAAAGAATATGTGCTTGATGGTGGATATTATCCTCGTGGAGGCATACAAAGCTTTCCAGATGCGTTAAAAAAAAGATTTATTAAATATGGGGGACAATTAAAATTATCCGATGAAGTTGTTAGTGTAAAAATAAAAGATAGCAAAATGTGCGAGACAACAACTGCTAAAAAAGTTATGTTCAAGTCAAAATTAGTAGTTGCTAACTGTTCTCCTCATGCTTTATTTTATAAATTGCTGAATAAAGAAAATATGCCTAAGAAGTATTTAAAAAAGATGGAAAAGCTAAGCATATCTTTGTCTGCTTTCTTGATTTATTTAGGGTTGGCAAATAAAACCAATATTCTTAAAAAAAATATAGGAAAAATATGGTATTGTGGAACTATCGACATAAATAATTATTATTCTGATTTGCGTAATGATAAGGCTGTAAATTTAGAGCAAGGATTTTTGATTTCTAGCCCATCCTCAAAAGATAGTTCGCTAGCTCCGGCTGGAATGGAAAATATCTGCATAATGACATTAGCTCCCTATAAAAATATTAAGTTCTGGAGTAATCATAGAGAAAAAATTGAAACGGAAATTTTAAGAAAAATGGAGGTTCTTTTCCCTGGGTTAAATAAAGAGATCATAGTCAGATCTAATGCAACACCAATAACTATCGAAAGATATACGGGAAATTCGAAAGGTGCAGCTTATGGGTGGGAATCAACATTAGGAAACAATATTCCTCAATTAACTCCATTTAGTAATCTGATTTTAGTAGGGCACTGGACGCCACATGGTTCAGGCATAACCAGGGTTTGTCTCTCAGGTAGGCTTGCAGCACTACATATTTTGAATAATGCCAAGGTTTTAAATAAGGAAAGCGATGTTGCCTTATCATATGCTTAA
- a CDS encoding beta-ketoacyl-[acyl-carrier-protein] synthase family protein has product MKRRVVVTGLGVVSSIGIGKDEFWGNLIAGKSGISDITLFDTSDYPVHKGGEVKNFDPTQFIPKNKLKGIARASQFAIAATKMAFQDAKLNMSDYKNKKIAIVLGTTMGEGGMIEEADKHWTALGEEDVWGLTVSKYPGNAISDNVARFFGFSSISLVIPTACSGGNYAIGQGFDLIRTGAIDLVIAGGSDPFSRIAFTGFNRLFAMAPDMCQPFDKNRKGMMLGEGAGVLFLEDVDSAKKRNANIYAEIKGYGLSCDANHMTSPSVEGMIKVMKRAIKNSNVKIEDVDYVSAHGTGTPSNDKAECQAIKTVFGEQAQKISVSSIKSMLGHTMGAASALEAIACCLALRDKIVPPTINLHVPDPECDINCVPNKAKTKKLKSVLNNSLAFGGNNACLVLRKYE; this is encoded by the coding sequence ATGAAAAGACGTGTTGTTGTAACAGGCTTAGGTGTTGTTTCGTCTATAGGTATAGGCAAGGACGAATTCTGGGGGAATCTTATAGCCGGTAAGTCCGGCATAAGTGATATAACGTTATTCGATACATCGGATTATCCTGTTCACAAAGGCGGTGAAGTAAAGAATTTTGACCCAACACAGTTTATTCCAAAAAATAAGCTAAAAGGCATAGCCCGAGCATCTCAATTTGCTATAGCAGCTACGAAGATGGCATTCCAAGACGCTAAATTAAACATGTCAGATTATAAGAATAAAAAAATAGCTATAGTGCTAGGGACAACAATGGGTGAAGGTGGCATGATAGAAGAAGCAGACAAGCATTGGACGGCGCTAGGCGAAGAAGATGTGTGGGGGCTGACCGTGTCTAAATATCCCGGCAATGCGATTTCAGACAATGTGGCAAGATTTTTCGGATTTAGCAGTATCTCGCTTGTCATTCCTACGGCTTGCTCGGGAGGCAATTACGCCATAGGACAGGGTTTTGATCTTATTCGTACCGGAGCCATAGATTTAGTCATAGCTGGTGGTTCAGATCCTTTTTCAAGGATAGCTTTTACAGGATTCAATCGTCTATTTGCTATGGCACCCGACATGTGTCAACCATTTGATAAAAATAGAAAGGGAATGATGCTGGGTGAGGGTGCAGGCGTATTATTTTTAGAGGACGTTGACTCTGCAAAAAAAAGAAATGCCAACATTTATGCCGAAATAAAGGGATATGGTTTGAGTTGCGACGCAAATCATATGACCTCACCAAGTGTAGAAGGCATGATAAAAGTAATGAAACGAGCCATAAAGAATAGTAATGTGAAAATTGAAGATGTGGATTATGTAAGTGCCCATGGAACAGGTACGCCATCGAACGATAAGGCAGAGTGCCAGGCTATAAAAACAGTATTTGGTGAGCAAGCTCAAAAAATATCGGTAAGTTCCATTAAGTCTATGCTTGGCCACACAATGGGAGCCGCTAGCGCATTAGAAGCTATTGCGTGTTGTTTAGCTTTGCGAGACAAAATAGTACCCCCTACCATTAACTTACATGTGCCTGATCCAGAGTGCGACATCAATTGTGTTCCTAATAAGGCAAAAACAAAAAAGTTAAAAAGTGTGCTAAATAATTCCTTAGCTTTTGGTGGTAATAACGCATGCTTGGTGTTAAGGAAATATGAATAA
- a CDS encoding acyl carrier protein: protein MPVIENKKLEIEIRDIIAEIVEIEPDKITPDANFVEDLGMDSMMALEILASIEKKYKLRIPEENLTKVTTLNKTIEIVKEFLKK, encoded by the coding sequence ATGCCCGTAATAGAGAATAAAAAATTGGAGATTGAGATCAGGGATATCATAGCAGAAATAGTTGAGATAGAGCCGGATAAAATAACGCCAGATGCTAATTTTGTAGAAGATTTGGGTATGGATTCAATGATGGCGTTGGAAATATTAGCTTCTATCGAAAAGAAATATAAATTGAGAATACCTGAAGAAAATTTGACCAAAGTTACTACTTTGAACAAAACTATTGAAATTGTAAAAGAGTTCTTAAAAAAATAA
- the fabG gene encoding 3-oxoacyl-[acyl-carrier-protein] reductase translates to MLLKDKVAIVTGGTRGIGRAIVFELIQNGAKVLFTYLKSDESAGIMLDEIKELKGEAEAIKADVRLYEEAKRTVEETINKFGKVDILVNNAGITKDKALMMMDPSEWLDVINTNLTGYFNMSKACIVSMLKQKSGVIVNISSVSGVVGMPRQANYSAAKAGEIGLTKSLAKEVGPYGIRVNAIAPGFIDTDMTKDLKQKDELLKMIPFGRFGKPEEVAKVATFLASEKSSYINGQVLKVDGGLAI, encoded by the coding sequence ATGCTGCTTAAAGATAAAGTTGCGATTGTTACAGGTGGAACCCGTGGCATAGGAAGGGCAATAGTTTTTGAGTTAATTCAAAACGGCGCGAAAGTATTATTTACATATCTAAAGAGCGATGAATCTGCAGGGATAATGTTAGATGAGATAAAAGAGCTTAAAGGCGAGGCCGAAGCAATTAAAGCCGACGTAAGATTGTACGAGGAAGCAAAAAGAACAGTTGAAGAGACAATAAATAAGTTTGGCAAGGTAGACATTCTAGTGAATAATGCCGGCATAACAAAAGATAAGGCGTTAATGATGATGGACCCATCCGAATGGCTTGACGTTATAAATACTAATCTTACCGGATATTTTAATATGTCAAAAGCCTGTATTGTCTCAATGTTGAAACAGAAGAGCGGAGTCATTGTGAATATATCTTCTGTATCAGGCGTAGTTGGTATGCCTCGGCAGGCTAATTACTCAGCCGCAAAAGCAGGTGAGATAGGACTCACAAAATCTTTGGCAAAGGAAGTTGGGCCGTACGGCATAAGGGTGAATGCTATTGCACCCGGTTTTATCGATACTGATATGACAAAAGATTTAAAACAAAAAGACGAATTATTGAAGATGATCCCATTTGGCAGATTTGGAAAGCCGGAAGAGGTGGCAAAGGTTGCCACTTTTCTGGCAAGTGAAAAATCAAGTTATATCAATGGGCAGGTCTTAAAGGTAGATGGAGGCTTAGCGATATAA
- a CDS encoding shikimate dehydrogenase, with the protein MNRFGFIIHPIDMATFYDYFGFWGKIARILPQRIAKNISEKLPPRKLTSIDRIRSASNIVIGADVAAVPLLPIQIAYLGEEKVLNLIEKGIQFCEKKGAKIVGLGAFTSVVGNEGEVLSRRVSVPLTSGNTFTAALALEGIYKAASFMGLSLKDATVAVIGATGDIGSICTMILAKKVKSLNMAARNEKKLEDFANSITSAGGARAQVFKYTKDAVKDADIVLTATSALTTIIDPMNLKPGAIVCDVAIPANIAKEVAYLRNDVFVFEGGLAKFPYPEDFVNKTTAKLLPNQSVYGCISETAMLTFENRFESFSLGRGNITEGKIEEIKRLASKHGVTLADYFCGYKFYSNEDIDNIRKNAERNREKAYAA; encoded by the coding sequence ATGAATAGATTTGGGTTTATAATTCATCCGATTGATATGGCAACTTTTTATGATTATTTTGGTTTTTGGGGTAAAATAGCCAGAATATTGCCTCAGAGGATCGCAAAAAATATATCTGAAAAATTACCACCTCGCAAATTAACATCCATTGATAGGATTAGGTCTGCTTCGAATATTGTGATAGGTGCAGACGTGGCAGCAGTGCCTCTCCTACCTATCCAAATAGCGTATCTTGGTGAAGAAAAAGTACTAAATTTAATAGAAAAAGGGATTCAATTTTGCGAAAAAAAAGGTGCTAAAATAGTCGGCCTGGGGGCATTTACGTCAGTTGTTGGCAATGAGGGCGAAGTTCTTTCAAGGCGTGTGTCAGTTCCATTAACAAGCGGAAATACTTTTACAGCAGCACTTGCCCTTGAAGGTATATACAAGGCAGCCTCATTTATGGGGTTATCTTTGAAAGATGCTACGGTCGCAGTTATTGGGGCAACGGGCGATATTGGTTCGATATGTACAATGATACTTGCAAAAAAGGTAAAAAGCCTTAACATGGCCGCTCGCAATGAGAAAAAACTCGAAGACTTCGCAAATTCAATTACAAGTGCAGGGGGAGCGCGTGCACAAGTTTTTAAATATACAAAAGATGCGGTTAAGGATGCAGATATTGTTTTAACCGCCACTAGCGCGTTGACAACAATTATAGATCCTATGAATTTAAAGCCCGGCGCAATAGTTTGCGATGTTGCCATTCCGGCTAATATTGCGAAAGAAGTGGCTTATTTGAGAAATGATGTATTTGTATTTGAAGGTGGGTTAGCGAAGTTTCCTTATCCCGAAGATTTTGTAAATAAGACTACTGCTAAGCTATTGCCAAATCAAAGTGTCTACGGATGTATATCAGAAACAGCAATGCTGACTTTTGAAAACAGATTTGAGTCGTTTTCTTTGGGGCGCGGCAATATAACGGAAGGGAAGATTGAGGAAATTAAAAGGTTGGCATCAAAGCATGGAGTAACTCTTGCAGATTATTTCTGCGGCTATAAATTTTACAGCAATGAGGACATAGATAATATACGAAAGAATGCGGAAAGGAATAGAGAAAAAGCATATGCTGCTTAA